A stretch of Mytilus edulis chromosome 11, xbMytEdul2.2, whole genome shotgun sequence DNA encodes these proteins:
- the LOC139496229 gene encoding uncharacterized protein yields MDLTLNFINFTLILNFLHLILFIKHVESRGTMLEPPQRSSLWRVRPWKKDKTIPKNLEDYGLNCGGFWRLHGINKGQCGVCGDPHDAVSRQNEPGGKYANGIIVRRYRQHRKFINVTLDITSNIGGHFEFRLCPHNNVTKVVTQECLDRNRLTIEGHGLTFIPTDERKYKLALVMPDDITCKQCVLQWKWRGAYNWGRCDDGYQDVGCGNQEEYYNCADIAILPSKRGKPPKIPKPIKNVKIIDGPTEHWNTIINKDIIRDETKTIQPSRDVKTITMSKDVNDIKTIDNILDQSNIVTSKNTDDVTSGVPVYLYKPEVNTILPPIDVTKISTTVPIDTILTDLGKPEPTLPPIVVGNLNDFTKGVISEPLLPDIKSIIFDLTSPNGISGVRQDLVQSPGNTIFNRAQWIAGTLSPPPSGLGALSASGGGKATLINTANTNQSMLTMHNKHVLNATESPLGIPVTMEDTTLDPLSINRNMNMLRDMFYGAMAAGADVDLDTLLPLQFFPFDVFSRNTQSFGDLTDQFLQSVYTLNSQKQANASNEMRNNELNMKQTNVNSDTSTVRIENSNVTPKPSSTMVNISETLTDKPNNNNVSVPQSKDITVPKETMTVSTPVLNQQVIDPPTTKYRSINGMPSTTASPMINQQLIDPPTTAGQMIDFMPQTTTNAWHEALLRMNTLLNNLNSQLDTMAYDPNGQGGTQQINNLMNDLHHKTSVGVTGEITNQSNRGTGSPIALPLVSGNGQGLVAQNALQKDGIVVSDVGSLRMQNPGVLYVERPSKDIASSWDKLSQVPLGFVDNTINQNINVQLNKLPGSQGNKPIVISDPKTNFSFKRLDARNVDVLGIAVDAPMVANENSIMSQPKINVLNSPEIFRKQNFVVSEPRNQPISDVALPKLSKRDAEEPNHNSNNIPVNIKLVGGTSSQDKIVNARILHRLLNGLNSGIGISNTVHAQNRQDVNKNAAPAITTSFKADNNINSIGTGSNPLQLMSKKKQSNKSNNVNVWKQFAKSLIRPETSNSMNSVLNPKNNGKSKQFNVWNLVKQEKQQISPTALTYSRDSAFDTIINNGLWVYPKTIPEKRTTQGPILGGVTNSMLDLMSGLWNSQTTAYPLFQGNTIV; encoded by the exons ATGGATTTAACACTgaactttataaattttacattaatcTTGAACTTTTTACATTTAATATTGTTTATTAAACACGTTGAAAGTCGAGGAACAATGCTTGAACCTCCTCAGAGATCCAGTTTGTGGCGTGTTCGACCTTGGAAAAAGGATAAAACGATTCCTAAAAATTTAGAGGATTATGGTTTGAATTGTGGTGGATTCTGG CGGCTGCATGGAATAAATAAAGGCCAGTGTGGCGTTTGCGGAGATCCTCATGATGCTGTTTCCCGCCAAAACGAGCCAGGCGGGAAATATGCGAATGGAATAATAGTGCGCAGATACAGACAACACCGGAAGTTTATAAATGTAACACTCGATATTACTTCAAATATtggtggccattttgaatttcGATTATGTCCGCACAATAATGTGACTAAAGTTGTTACTCAGGAATGTTTAGATAGGAATAGATTAACAATAGAAGGTCACGGACTTACGTTTATACCAACAGATGAAAGAAAGTACAAGTTAGCGTTAGTTATGCCAGATGACATTACGTGCAAGCAGTGTGTGCTTCAGTGGAAATGGCGCGGAG CCTACAATTGGGGAAGATGCGATGATGGATATCAAGATGTAGGATGTGGTAATCAAGAGGAATATTACAACTGTGCTGATATAGCAATTCTGCCATCAAAGAGAGGAAAACCTCCGAAAATACCGAAAcctataaaaaatgtaaaaataatcgaTGGACCGACTGAACACTGGAATAccattataaataaagatattataagGGATGAAACAAAAACTATACAGCCTTCTAGAGATGTCAAAACAATAACAATGAGCAAAGATGTCAATGACATTAAAACTATAGATAACATTCTCGACCAATCAAATATTGTTACTTCCAAAAATACAGATGATGTCACATCCGGAGTTCCTGTATATTTGTACAAACCGGAAGTTAATACCATTCTCCCACCAATAGATGTAACAAAGATTTCCACTACGGTTCCCATAGATACAATTCTTACCGATTTAGGAAAACCAGAACCTACCCTTCCGCCAATTGTCGTAGGTAACTTGAATGATTTTACTAAAGGTGTTATATCTGAGCCACTTTTACCGGATATTAAGAGCATTATATTTGACCTCACATCCCCAAATGGAATATCTGGTGTGAGACAAGACTTGGTTCAGTCCCCTGGTAATACCATCTTCAACAGAGCACAATGGATAGCAGGTACTTTATCGCCACCTCCTTCCGGCTTAGGAGCTTTGAGTGCTTCCGGTGGTGGGAAAGCGACGCTTATAAACACTGCTAATACTAACCAATCCATGCTTACAATGCATAATAAACATGTGCTTAATGCTACAGAAAGCCCCCTTGGAATTCCCGTGACTATGGAAGATACTACACTTGACCCTTTAAGTATTAACAGGAACATGAATATGCTGAGAGACATGTTTTATGGTGCTATGGCTGCTGGTGCAGATGTTGATTTAGATACTCTGTTGCCGCTACAATTTTTCCCTTTTGATGTATTTTCACGTAATACTCAGTCTTTTGGAGATCTAACCGACCAGTTCCTACAAAGCGTGTATACTCTTAACAGTCAGAAACAAGCTAATGCTTCTAATGAGATGAGAAATAACGAATTAAACATGAAGCAAACAAATGTTAACTCTGATACTTCTACAGTCAGAATTGAAAACAGTAATGTAACGCCAAAACCATCATCTACAATGGTAAATATTTCTGAAACATTAACCGACAAGCCAAACAACAATAATGTTTCTGTACCACAATCAAAAGACATTACTGTGCCAAAAGAAACCATGACTGTTAGTACTCCAGTCTTGAACCAGCAGGTGATTGACCCTCCGACAACCAAATATAGGAGCATAAATGGTATGCCTTCAACAACAGCAAGTCCTATGATAAACCAACAGCTGATTGACCCTCCAACGACTGCAGGTCAGATGATAGATTTCATGCCACAAACGACCACCAATGCATGGCATGAAGCTCTGTTAAGAATGAACACTTTACTAAACAACCTTAACAGTCAATTGGACACAATGGCATACGATCCAAATGGACAAGGTGGAACTCAACAAATCAATAATTTGATGAATGATTTGCACCATAAAACATCTGTTGGGGTAACAGGAGAAATAACCAACCAGTCTAATAGAGGAACCGGAAGTCCAATAGCATTACCACTTGTTAGCGGTAATGGACAAGGTTTGGTGGCTCAAAATGCTTTACAAAAAG atgGCATTGTAGTTTCTGATGTAGGTAGTTTACGTATGCAAAACCCTGGAGTCCTATATGTTGAACGTCCTTCAAAAGATATTGCATCGTCTTGGGATAAATTGTCACAAGTGCCATTAGGATTTGTAGATAATACAATAAATCAGAATATCAATGTTCAACTAAATAAGTTGCCCGGAAGTCAGGGAAATAAACCAATTGTTATTTCAGATCCGAAAACAAACTTTTCGTTTAAGAGATTAGATGCTAGAAATGTTGATGTTTTAGGAATAGCAGTTGATGCTCCAATGGTTGCCAATGAAAATTCTATTATGAGCCAACCGAAGATAAACGTATTGAATTCACCAGAAATATTTCGAAAACAGAATTTTGTTGTGAGTGAACCTAGGAATCAACCAATATCAGATGTTGCTTTGCCTAAATTAAGCAAAAGAGACGCAGAAGAACCTAATCACAACTCAAATAATATCCCAGTTAATATCAAATTAGTAGGAGGCACAAGTTCTCAAGATAAAATTGTAAATGCACGAATTCTTCACCGATTGTTAAATGGATTGAACAGTGGTATTGGTATTTCTAACACAGTACATGCGCAGAATAGACAAGACGTTAATAAGAATGCAGCTCCTGCCATCACAACTTCATTCAAAGCTGACAACAATATTAATTCAATAGGAACTGGATCTAACCCTTTACAATTGATGTCTAAAAAGAAGCAATCGAACAAATCAAACAACGTAAATGTCTGGAAACAATTCGCCAAAAGTTTAATTCGACCTGAAACATCGAATTCCATGAATTCAGTTTTAAATCCAAAGAATAATGGCAAGTCAAAACAGTTCAATGTTTGGAATCTGGTCAAGCAAGAAAAGCAACAAATATCACCTACTGCATTAACTTATTCTAGGGATTCAGCTTTTGATACCATTATCAATAATGGTTTATGGGTTTATCCTAAAACGATTCCGGAAAAAAGAACAACTCAAGGGCCAATTTTAGGAGGTGTGACGAATAGTATGTTGGACCTAATGTCAGGTTTATGGAACTCTCAAACCACCGCTTATCCTTTATTTCAAGGAAATACAATTGTTTGA
- the LOC139496231 gene encoding hydroxysteroid 11-beta-dehydrogenase 1-like protein isoform X2 gives MFTCKLLSSFTMWKKILAAVLGILVGYWLIDDFDPDLLKGKRVLITGASAGIGEQMAYHYAKMGANVIVTARREQKLQEVVAKCKELGRPDGIYHYISADMSNLTSTELVIREAHVKLGGIDYLVLNHIIVIPLGMWRGTVDNLTRMDKIVDVNYKSYVHLTSHALPLLEESRGSIVVVSSLAGKVAQPFSGVYSSTKFALDGFFGSIRQEFALRNCDVSITLCVIGLVGTESAISELRNFGQHFLLKYIKAAEPPDAAYAIIRGGALRAREIYFPYMETRVLTLLRDLLPRTVDYINRWVYTTS, from the exons TTTTACCATGTGGAAGAAAATATTAGCTGCTGTGTTAGGTATACTGGTGGGATACTGGTTAATAGATGATTTTGATCCAG ATTTGTTGAAAGGAAAGAGAGTTCTTATAACTGGAGCATCAGCAGGTATAGGAGAACAGATGGCTTATCACTATGCAAAGATGGGAGCCAATGTAATTGTTACTGCTAGGCGAGAACAAAAACTACAAGAG GTTGTTGCTAAATGTAAAGAACTGGGCCGACCAGATGGAATTTACCATTATATATCAGCTGATATGAGTAACCTAACTTCTACAGAACTAGTCATAAGG gAAGCCCATGTCAAGTTGGGAGGAATTGATTACTTAGTATTAAATCATATCATCGTGATTCCGTTAGGCATGTGGAGAGGAACTGTGGATAATCTCACACGGATGGATAAAATTGTGGATGTTAATTATAAATCTTATGTACATCTCACGTCTCATGCATTACCTCTATTGGAAGAATCTCGTGGAAGTATTGTAGTCGTGTCTTCTTTAGCAG GTAAAGTTGCTCAGCCATTTTCTGGTGTTTATTCCTCTACAAAGTTTGCATTAGATGGATTTTTTGGAAGTATTCGACAAGAATTTGCTCTAAGGAACTGTGATGTGTCAATAACTTTATGTGTTATTGGCTTAGTAG GTACAGAAAGTGCTATATCAGAATTGAGAAATTTTGGACAACATTTTTTACTTAAATACATAAAAGCTGCTGAACCTCCAGATGCTGCCTATGCAATAATAAGAGGCGGAGCTTTACGAGCGAGAGAGATATATTTTCCTTATATGGAAACAAGAGTATTGACATTGTTACGAGATTTATTGCCAAGGACTGTGGACTATATAAACAGATGGGTCTACACAACAAGTTGA
- the LOC139496231 gene encoding hydroxysteroid 11-beta-dehydrogenase 1-like protein isoform X3, with protein sequence MSYFTMWKKILAAVLGILVGYWLIDDFDPDLLKGKRVLITGASAGIGEQMAYHYAKMGANVIVTARREQKLQEVVAKCKELGRPDGIYHYISADMSNLTSTELVIREAHVKLGGIDYLVLNHIIVIPLGMWRGTVDNLTRMDKIVDVNYKSYVHLTSHALPLLEESRGSIVVVSSLAGKVAQPFSGVYSSTKFALDGFFGSIRQEFALRNCDVSITLCVIGLVGTESAISELRNFGQHFLLKYIKAAEPPDAAYAIIRGGALRAREIYFPYMETRVLTLLRDLLPRTVDYINRWVYTTS encoded by the exons TTTTACCATGTGGAAGAAAATATTAGCTGCTGTGTTAGGTATACTGGTGGGATACTGGTTAATAGATGATTTTGATCCAG ATTTGTTGAAAGGAAAGAGAGTTCTTATAACTGGAGCATCAGCAGGTATAGGAGAACAGATGGCTTATCACTATGCAAAGATGGGAGCCAATGTAATTGTTACTGCTAGGCGAGAACAAAAACTACAAGAG GTTGTTGCTAAATGTAAAGAACTGGGCCGACCAGATGGAATTTACCATTATATATCAGCTGATATGAGTAACCTAACTTCTACAGAACTAGTCATAAGG gAAGCCCATGTCAAGTTGGGAGGAATTGATTACTTAGTATTAAATCATATCATCGTGATTCCGTTAGGCATGTGGAGAGGAACTGTGGATAATCTCACACGGATGGATAAAATTGTGGATGTTAATTATAAATCTTATGTACATCTCACGTCTCATGCATTACCTCTATTGGAAGAATCTCGTGGAAGTATTGTAGTCGTGTCTTCTTTAGCAG GTAAAGTTGCTCAGCCATTTTCTGGTGTTTATTCCTCTACAAAGTTTGCATTAGATGGATTTTTTGGAAGTATTCGACAAGAATTTGCTCTAAGGAACTGTGATGTGTCAATAACTTTATGTGTTATTGGCTTAGTAG GTACAGAAAGTGCTATATCAGAATTGAGAAATTTTGGACAACATTTTTTACTTAAATACATAAAAGCTGCTGAACCTCCAGATGCTGCCTATGCAATAATAAGAGGCGGAGCTTTACGAGCGAGAGAGATATATTTTCCTTATATGGAAACAAGAGTATTGACATTGTTACGAGATTTATTGCCAAGGACTGTGGACTATATAAACAGATGGGTCTACACAACAAGTTGA
- the LOC139496231 gene encoding hydroxysteroid 11-beta-dehydrogenase 1-like protein isoform X1 yields MMFKSMFNSFTMWKKILAAVLGILVGYWLIDDFDPDLLKGKRVLITGASAGIGEQMAYHYAKMGANVIVTARREQKLQEVVAKCKELGRPDGIYHYISADMSNLTSTELVIREAHVKLGGIDYLVLNHIIVIPLGMWRGTVDNLTRMDKIVDVNYKSYVHLTSHALPLLEESRGSIVVVSSLAGKVAQPFSGVYSSTKFALDGFFGSIRQEFALRNCDVSITLCVIGLVGTESAISELRNFGQHFLLKYIKAAEPPDAAYAIIRGGALRAREIYFPYMETRVLTLLRDLLPRTVDYINRWVYTTS; encoded by the exons TTTTACCATGTGGAAGAAAATATTAGCTGCTGTGTTAGGTATACTGGTGGGATACTGGTTAATAGATGATTTTGATCCAG ATTTGTTGAAAGGAAAGAGAGTTCTTATAACTGGAGCATCAGCAGGTATAGGAGAACAGATGGCTTATCACTATGCAAAGATGGGAGCCAATGTAATTGTTACTGCTAGGCGAGAACAAAAACTACAAGAG GTTGTTGCTAAATGTAAAGAACTGGGCCGACCAGATGGAATTTACCATTATATATCAGCTGATATGAGTAACCTAACTTCTACAGAACTAGTCATAAGG gAAGCCCATGTCAAGTTGGGAGGAATTGATTACTTAGTATTAAATCATATCATCGTGATTCCGTTAGGCATGTGGAGAGGAACTGTGGATAATCTCACACGGATGGATAAAATTGTGGATGTTAATTATAAATCTTATGTACATCTCACGTCTCATGCATTACCTCTATTGGAAGAATCTCGTGGAAGTATTGTAGTCGTGTCTTCTTTAGCAG GTAAAGTTGCTCAGCCATTTTCTGGTGTTTATTCCTCTACAAAGTTTGCATTAGATGGATTTTTTGGAAGTATTCGACAAGAATTTGCTCTAAGGAACTGTGATGTGTCAATAACTTTATGTGTTATTGGCTTAGTAG GTACAGAAAGTGCTATATCAGAATTGAGAAATTTTGGACAACATTTTTTACTTAAATACATAAAAGCTGCTGAACCTCCAGATGCTGCCTATGCAATAATAAGAGGCGGAGCTTTACGAGCGAGAGAGATATATTTTCCTTATATGGAAACAAGAGTATTGACATTGTTACGAGATTTATTGCCAAGGACTGTGGACTATATAAACAGATGGGTCTACACAACAAGTTGA
- the LOC139496231 gene encoding hydroxysteroid 11-beta-dehydrogenase 1-like protein isoform X4: MWKKILAAVLGILVGYWLIDDFDPDLLKGKRVLITGASAGIGEQMAYHYAKMGANVIVTARREQKLQEVVAKCKELGRPDGIYHYISADMSNLTSTELVIREAHVKLGGIDYLVLNHIIVIPLGMWRGTVDNLTRMDKIVDVNYKSYVHLTSHALPLLEESRGSIVVVSSLAGKVAQPFSGVYSSTKFALDGFFGSIRQEFALRNCDVSITLCVIGLVGTESAISELRNFGQHFLLKYIKAAEPPDAAYAIIRGGALRAREIYFPYMETRVLTLLRDLLPRTVDYINRWVYTTS, from the exons ATGTGGAAGAAAATATTAGCTGCTGTGTTAGGTATACTGGTGGGATACTGGTTAATAGATGATTTTGATCCAG ATTTGTTGAAAGGAAAGAGAGTTCTTATAACTGGAGCATCAGCAGGTATAGGAGAACAGATGGCTTATCACTATGCAAAGATGGGAGCCAATGTAATTGTTACTGCTAGGCGAGAACAAAAACTACAAGAG GTTGTTGCTAAATGTAAAGAACTGGGCCGACCAGATGGAATTTACCATTATATATCAGCTGATATGAGTAACCTAACTTCTACAGAACTAGTCATAAGG gAAGCCCATGTCAAGTTGGGAGGAATTGATTACTTAGTATTAAATCATATCATCGTGATTCCGTTAGGCATGTGGAGAGGAACTGTGGATAATCTCACACGGATGGATAAAATTGTGGATGTTAATTATAAATCTTATGTACATCTCACGTCTCATGCATTACCTCTATTGGAAGAATCTCGTGGAAGTATTGTAGTCGTGTCTTCTTTAGCAG GTAAAGTTGCTCAGCCATTTTCTGGTGTTTATTCCTCTACAAAGTTTGCATTAGATGGATTTTTTGGAAGTATTCGACAAGAATTTGCTCTAAGGAACTGTGATGTGTCAATAACTTTATGTGTTATTGGCTTAGTAG GTACAGAAAGTGCTATATCAGAATTGAGAAATTTTGGACAACATTTTTTACTTAAATACATAAAAGCTGCTGAACCTCCAGATGCTGCCTATGCAATAATAAGAGGCGGAGCTTTACGAGCGAGAGAGATATATTTTCCTTATATGGAAACAAGAGTATTGACATTGTTACGAGATTTATTGCCAAGGACTGTGGACTATATAAACAGATGGGTCTACACAACAAGTTGA